The following DNA comes from Phytohabitans rumicis.
GCTCAGGTGCCCGTACCCGTCATGGACGAGCAGGACCGCGTTGCCGAGCAGTCGCTCGACCTTGCGGGCCACGGCAAGCGGCGCGTTGGGCTCGTACCGGTTGCCGAGGAGCAGGATCGGAGTGCGGGTGGTCGCGTTCCATGGACCGGTGTACCGGTTGGTGTTGCGGGTCGGCCAGGATGTGCACGCGGCCCCCATGCCCCATCCCACCGGCGCGCCGCCGATGCGGCTGATCTTGGTGAGCTTCCGGACGACCCGGGGCCAGTCGGCGGCGTCCTGCCGGGCGGGGCTGTCCGCGCAGCTGATTGCCTGCCCGGGCTCGACCAGGCGGTGGAACACCTCGCTCGAATCGAAGTTGGCGGCGTCCTTGATCGCTGAGCCGTCGCCCTGGATTGCCATCTCAAGCGCGGCGGCCGCCTCCGGCCAGAGGCTCGGGTGACCGAGGATCGCGAACTTCAGCGGCGCCAGTGCCTCGTTGTACGCCAGCGTCCCGGGCGGTGTCGCGTTCGGCGCCGGCAGCGGAGTGGTCCGGAGCCGGTCGAGCATCGCGTTGACGCGCGGTGCGACCGGTCCGTGGCCGGCCAGCGGGCACAGTTCGGGGCCGGCGGCCGCACAGGTCGCCAGGAACTGGTCGAAGGTCTCGTCGGTGCCGGTGAGCCCGGCCGCAATGGCCGCCGCGGTCCCGTGGGTCGCGGCGGTGGGGTCGGCCAGTCCGTCCAGGGCCATCGCGCGCACCCGGCTCGGGAACATGTTCGCGTACACCTGTCCGATGAGGGTGCCGTACGACTCACCCAGGTAGGTCAGCTGCCGGTCGCCGACGAGCCGGCGCAGGTGGTCGAGGTCGCGGGCGGTGTCCGCGGTGGAGATGTGGGCGAGCAGGTCGCCGTTTCTTTCTCCGCACCGGCGGGCGAACTCCGTCGTGGCCGCGAGGTATCGCCGCTGGTCGGGGCCGGTGGTGGGGATGGGAAGGTTGGCCCAGAAGCTTTCCCGGGCGGCAACGTCGCCGAAGCAGTCGACACGGGCGTCGCCCCCGGCACCCCGGATGTCCCAGCCGACGACGTCGAAGCGTCCCTCCGTGGCGGCGTCGAGGG
Coding sequences within:
- a CDS encoding alpha/beta fold hydrolase; protein product: MRTLRRAGTAALALATVAAIAIVGTPGTATATTRLSWTACGPRLECADVTVPLDWAHPRGPTITLPVIRHLASHPERRIGSLFVNPGGPGDSGVEMAATRGAALDAATEGRFDVVGWDIRGAGGDARVDCFGDVAARESFWANLPIPTTGPDQRRYLAATTEFARRCGERNGDLLAHISTADTARDLDHLRRLVGDRQLTYLGESYGTLIGQVYANMFPSRVRAMALDGLADPTAATHGTAAAIAAGLTGTDETFDQFLATCAAAGPELCPLAGHGPVAPRVNAMLDRLRTTPLPAPNATPPGTLAYNEALAPLKFAILGHPSLWPEAAAALEMAIQGDGSAIKDAANFDSSEVFHRLVEPGQAISCADSPARQDAADWPRVVRKLTKISRIGGAPVGWGMGAACTSWPTRNTNRYTGPWNATTRTPILLLGNRYEPNAPLAVARKVERLLGNAVLLVHDGYGHLSVADPSTCVTRATGDYLVRLVTPRPGTVCPSDRRPFDPDFGQPAS